A single Bacillota bacterium DNA region contains:
- a CDS encoding anti-sigma regulatory factor, translating to MVVHIRREQDIATARQVVKNFAQENGFSLSDVTKATTAVSELARNIYRYAGTGSVCLRRTTRDRGTPGLEIVAVDRGPGIPDVARVLSGGFSTYERSLGIGLAGVRRLMDEFEIRSEPGAGTLVRAAKYRRGF from the coding sequence ATCGTCGTCCACATACGCCGGGAGCAGGACATAGCCACGGCGCGGCAGGTGGTCAAGAACTTCGCCCAGGAGAACGGTTTTTCCCTGTCCGATGTGACCAAGGCCACCACGGCCGTGTCGGAGCTTGCCCGCAACATATACCGCTACGCCGGCACGGGCTCCGTCTGCCTGCGCCGCACCACCAGGGACCGCGGCACCCCGGGGCTGGAGATCGTAGCGGTGGACAGGGGGCCCGGCATCCCCGACGTGGCGCGCGTCCTCTCAGGCGGGTTCAGCACGTACGAACGGAGCCTGGGAATAGGTCTGGCCGGTGTGAGACGCCTCATGGACGAGTTCGAGATCAGGTCAGAGCCCGGCGCCGGCACCCTGGTCAGGGCGGCAAAGTACAGGAGGGGTTTCTGA
- a CDS encoding STAS domain-containing protein, with the protein MVPTVRVAGCLLVPIQIDLDDATVERLQQQLLHEIEAERAQAVILDVSMVDVIDSYISYTISETASMARLMGCRTVLCGIRPHVALTLAQMGVRLRHVAFARDLEHALTLARGRLTGGTPGIAPPEPRIRS; encoded by the coding sequence GTGGTCCCCACGGTCAGGGTCGCCGGCTGCCTGCTCGTGCCCATCCAGATCGACCTCGATGACGCCACCGTAGAACGCCTGCAGCAGCAACTCCTGCATGAGATAGAAGCCGAGCGGGCACAGGCCGTGATCCTCGACGTGAGCATGGTCGACGTCATCGACAGCTACATCTCGTACACCATCTCCGAGACCGCCAGCATGGCGCGCCTCATGGGCTGCCGGACGGTGCTGTGCGGCATCAGGCCGCACGTCGCCCTCACCCTGGCCCAGATGGGCGTCCGGCTGCGCCATGTGGCCTTCGCCCGGGACCTCGAGCACGCTCTCACTCTCGCCCGCGGCCGCCTGACGGGAGGAACCCCAGGAATTGCCCCGCCCGAACCCAGGATTCGGAGTTGA
- a CDS encoding SpoIIE family protein phosphatase has protein sequence MHERMTWLVSGWSKPRVGEPASGDFWLSLEAPGLQVVVLGDVLGHGPQAATDALAVQSALASAPPGSLEQAYQAAELAASKTRGCALFLATLQPDYVESLSVGSMRAWLIYPHGVTVLPRQPGVVGRGRRQPRHHRAETPAGTWLVACSDGIRSGFRPGTAAFRGCTPLEVARRIVEGWSVPEDDATCVVALNTRQSRRQSEG, from the coding sequence GTGCACGAACGCATGACCTGGCTCGTCTCAGGCTGGTCGAAACCGCGGGTCGGGGAGCCCGCCAGCGGGGACTTCTGGCTCTCGCTCGAGGCACCGGGCCTGCAGGTGGTGGTGCTCGGAGACGTGCTCGGGCACGGACCGCAGGCAGCAACAGACGCCCTTGCCGTCCAGAGCGCCCTGGCAAGTGCACCCCCGGGCAGCCTCGAGCAGGCCTACCAGGCCGCCGAACTGGCCGCATCGAAAACCAGGGGATGCGCCCTGTTCCTGGCCACCCTGCAACCAGACTACGTCGAGTCCCTATCGGTGGGAAGCATGAGGGCATGGCTGATCTACCCCCATGGGGTCACCGTCCTGCCGCGACAACCGGGCGTGGTGGGACGCGGCAGGCGTCAGCCCAGGCACCACCGGGCAGAAACCCCGGCAGGGACCTGGCTTGTGGCCTGCAGCGACGGGATACGAAGCGGGTTTCGCCCGGGCACGGCAGCTTTCCGGGGCTGCACGCCCCTTGAGGTGGCGCGGCGGATCGTAGAAGGCTGGTCGGTCCCCGAAGACGACGCAACCTGCGTGGTCGCGCTCAACACGCGGCAGAGCAGGAGGCAATCGGAGGGGTGA
- a CDS encoding STAS domain-containing protein, producing MKDQLVHTLTAAQQKQSLWEEFLAQLSTPGGPSVDSLEPLLRSLGEEEVCKGLKRAADAVPGASEAELLRLALRASGRIRRELEEEANHLRDTLRDLATPMVRIWKDVLLVPLIGSLDSVRAETLAERLLEAASASRAKVVIVDVTGLPTIDTAVGGFLIEMFAALRLLGTSVVLTGIRPSVAHTLVKLGIDFRMVGIARDLEDALRMSLELVAGEEAQKKKHSGLPWNTAGEGNHDAAG from the coding sequence GGTTCATACACTGACCGCCGCCCAGCAGAAACAAAGCCTGTGGGAGGAGTTCTTGGCCCAACTGTCCACCCCGGGCGGGCCGAGCGTTGATTCCCTCGAACCCCTGCTCAGAAGCCTCGGGGAGGAAGAGGTCTGCAAGGGGCTCAAACGGGCAGCGGACGCCGTGCCGGGAGCATCAGAGGCCGAACTCCTCCGGCTGGCCCTGCGCGCAAGCGGCAGGATCCGCAGGGAGCTGGAGGAAGAAGCGAACCACCTGCGGGACACCCTGCGGGACCTGGCCACACCCATGGTGCGGATCTGGAAGGACGTCCTGCTCGTACCGCTCATCGGGTCCCTGGACAGCGTGCGGGCCGAAACCCTGGCCGAGCGGCTGCTCGAAGCAGCCAGCGCAAGCCGGGCAAAGGTGGTCATCGTCGACGTCACCGGCCTGCCCACCATCGACACCGCAGTGGGAGGCTTCCTCATCGAAATGTTTGCCGCCCTGAGACTGCTGGGCACCTCCGTCGTCCTCACCGGGATCCGCCCCAGCGTCGCCCACACCCTGGTGAAGCTCGGCATAGACTTCCGCATGGTGGGCATCGCCCGCGATTTGGAGGACGCCCTGCGCATGTCGCTGGAGCTCGTGGCCGGCGAGGAGGCTCAAAAGAAGAAACACTCGGGGTTGCCGTGGAACACGGCCGGGGAGGGAAACCACGACGCAGCAGGATAG